Proteins found in one Tsukamurella paurometabola DSM 20162 genomic segment:
- a CDS encoding DUF418 domain-containing protein, which translates to MSSPIPAAAPTAMTGRSVAPDLARGLMLLLIAVANAPAFLWGGARGSFGNHTAEGSVADRVAQTVAIIGIDGRVYPMFAFLFGYGIVQLYRRQTVAGVPHTEARRLLRRRHWWMVAFGFVHAALLWYSDILGGYGLIGLILVRLFLDRADRTLRIWIGVLVALLALLAAGPALAAIAAEGPGRGVSVIDEWPLTANAEPDLLAAAWARIAAWAVYGLPTALFGLIIPVSVLLGMLAARHRLLDEPARHLPMLRRAAVVGLGIGWGSGLVVALQNVGGLGIDRGYDFAFVEAHSVGGLFGGVGYVALFGLAAAHVEANGRRREAGVPWAVQAVGKRSLSFYLFQSVVFAPLLCAWGFGLGQHLSSWSVALLAVATWLVSVALAVRLERAGEHGPAERLLRRLSYPRST; encoded by the coding sequence ATGAGCTCACCGATTCCCGCCGCGGCGCCCACCGCGATGACGGGCCGCAGCGTCGCGCCGGACCTGGCCCGGGGTTTGATGTTGCTCCTGATCGCGGTGGCGAATGCACCGGCCTTCCTGTGGGGTGGGGCGCGGGGCTCGTTTGGCAACCACACCGCCGAGGGCTCCGTCGCCGACCGGGTGGCACAGACGGTGGCGATCATCGGCATCGACGGCCGCGTGTACCCGATGTTTGCGTTCCTGTTCGGCTACGGCATCGTCCAGCTCTACCGACGGCAGACGGTGGCGGGTGTCCCCCACACCGAGGCGCGCCGACTACTGCGCCGGCGACACTGGTGGATGGTCGCGTTCGGCTTCGTTCATGCCGCGCTGCTGTGGTACAGCGACATTCTCGGCGGCTACGGTCTGATCGGCCTGATTCTCGTGCGACTGTTCCTCGATCGCGCTGACCGCACCCTCCGGATATGGATCGGAGTGCTCGTCGCACTGCTGGCACTGCTCGCGGCCGGGCCTGCACTGGCCGCGATCGCGGCCGAGGGACCGGGACGGGGCGTGTCCGTGATCGACGAGTGGCCGCTCACCGCGAACGCCGAGCCCGACCTGCTGGCCGCTGCGTGGGCACGGATCGCGGCGTGGGCGGTCTACGGACTGCCGACCGCGCTGTTCGGCTTGATCATTCCGGTTTCGGTACTGCTCGGCATGCTGGCGGCGCGGCATCGTCTGCTGGATGAGCCTGCTCGCCACCTGCCGATGCTGCGCCGCGCGGCCGTCGTCGGCCTGGGCATCGGTTGGGGCAGCGGCCTGGTGGTGGCGCTGCAGAACGTGGGCGGCCTCGGAATCGATCGCGGCTACGACTTCGCCTTCGTCGAGGCCCACTCGGTGGGCGGCCTGTTCGGCGGAGTGGGTTACGTCGCGCTGTTCGGCCTGGCGGCAGCACATGTGGAGGCGAACGGCCGGCGCCGCGAGGCCGGCGTGCCGTGGGCCGTCCAAGCGGTCGGGAAGCGCTCGCTGAGTTTCTACCTGTTCCAGTCCGTGGTCTTCGCACCGCTGTTGTGCGCCTGGGGGTTCGGCCTCGGCCAGCATTTGAGCAGCTGGTCCGTGGCGCTGCTGGCGGTCGCTACCTGGCTGGTCTCAGTGGCACTGGCCGTTCGGCTCGAACGCGCGGGCGAGCACGGTCCGGCCGAACGGCTTCTGCGCCGGTTGTCCTACCCGCGGTCGACCTAA
- a CDS encoding SDR family oxidoreductase, giving the protein MNTYLVTGATGFLGRWIVPRLLDRDPDAVVYALVRPRSAWKLDEWRGRYGDDRVIPLHGDLAAPALGIDGEPPAADAILHLGAVYDMSAGDAVNDRINVEGTQSVIDLATKLGAELHHVSSVAVAGDHPGTFSERDFDLGQGFPSPYHRTKFESEKLVRDTDGLRWRVYRPAVVVGDSRTGEMDKVDGPYYFFTAFAAMAKVPSVVPMVLPDTGDTNVVPVDYVADALVELMLRPGGQGEVYHLVNPEPQSVLELYRAIARPVGAPPAIGRIPRRLVDGAIRASGSRRTRVARDTALKQLGIPPKAFENLGFTATYTSELTRKALAGSGITVPDLRDYGPKLFTYWRDHLDSSRLRRRDGLEGRNVVITGASSGIGRQTAIDLGARGARMILLARNGDELVATAETIREAGGEAYTYLCDVTDGDAVDATVDRILSDHGHVDYLINNAGRSIRRSVRASTGRMHDFERTMDVNYFGAVRMILAVLPSMRARGFGHIVNVSSIGVLARGPRFSAYVASKAALDAFTDVAATETLSEHVTFTNVHMPLVRTEMIAPTEAYANDSSVISPERASRIIMRAMRRRPTHVDTPVGAIAAIGRAFTPRITRRVLHLEYLSSADSAAAKGITATPKPSKELSAG; this is encoded by the coding sequence GTGAATACCTACCTGGTCACCGGAGCAACCGGATTCCTGGGCCGCTGGATCGTGCCCCGACTGTTGGACCGCGACCCCGACGCCGTGGTGTACGCCCTGGTGCGGCCGCGGTCTGCCTGGAAACTCGACGAGTGGCGCGGCCGCTATGGTGATGATCGAGTGATCCCCCTGCACGGTGACCTCGCCGCCCCCGCCCTCGGGATCGACGGTGAACCGCCCGCCGCCGATGCGATCCTGCATCTCGGCGCCGTTTACGACATGTCCGCGGGCGACGCCGTCAACGACCGCATCAACGTCGAGGGTACGCAGTCGGTGATCGACCTCGCGACGAAACTCGGCGCCGAGCTGCACCACGTCTCGTCCGTCGCTGTGGCAGGCGATCACCCCGGCACCTTCAGTGAGCGGGATTTCGATCTGGGGCAGGGCTTTCCCTCGCCCTACCACCGCACCAAGTTCGAATCCGAGAAGCTGGTCCGCGACACCGACGGGCTGCGCTGGCGGGTGTACCGCCCCGCCGTCGTGGTCGGCGATTCACGGACCGGCGAAATGGACAAAGTCGACGGCCCGTACTACTTCTTCACCGCCTTCGCGGCGATGGCGAAGGTGCCCTCCGTGGTCCCGATGGTGTTGCCGGACACCGGCGATACCAACGTGGTCCCCGTCGACTACGTCGCCGACGCGCTGGTCGAGCTGATGTTGCGTCCGGGCGGGCAGGGCGAGGTCTATCACCTGGTGAATCCGGAACCGCAGAGTGTGCTGGAGTTGTACCGGGCGATCGCTCGTCCCGTGGGCGCGCCGCCCGCCATCGGCCGCATCCCCCGCAGGCTGGTCGACGGTGCGATCCGCGCCAGCGGTTCGCGGCGCACCCGCGTCGCCCGGGACACCGCCCTCAAACAACTCGGGATTCCACCGAAGGCCTTCGAGAACCTGGGCTTCACCGCCACGTACACCTCGGAACTCACGCGGAAGGCCTTGGCGGGCAGCGGTATCACCGTCCCGGACCTGCGTGACTACGGTCCCAAGCTGTTCACCTACTGGCGTGATCATCTCGACTCGTCGCGGCTGCGCCGCCGCGACGGCCTGGAGGGCCGCAACGTGGTGATCACCGGTGCCTCCTCGGGCATCGGCAGACAGACCGCGATCGACCTCGGTGCCCGGGGCGCGCGGATGATCCTGCTTGCGCGCAACGGCGATGAGCTCGTGGCGACCGCCGAGACCATCCGCGAGGCGGGAGGTGAGGCCTACACGTACCTGTGCGACGTGACCGACGGCGACGCCGTCGACGCCACCGTCGACCGCATTCTGTCGGATCACGGCCACGTGGACTACCTCATCAACAACGCGGGCCGCTCGATCCGCCGCTCGGTGCGGGCCTCCACCGGCCGGATGCACGACTTCGAGCGCACCATGGACGTCAACTATTTCGGCGCGGTGCGGATGATCCTGGCGGTTCTGCCGAGCATGCGGGCCCGCGGTTTCGGCCACATCGTCAACGTCTCCAGCATCGGCGTGCTCGCCCGCGGCCCGCGGTTCTCGGCCTACGTCGCCAGCAAGGCCGCGCTCGACGCTTTCACCGATGTCGCGGCCACGGAGACGCTCTCCGAGCACGTGACCTTCACCAACGTCCACATGCCCCTGGTGCGTACCGAGATGATCGCCCCCACCGAGGCGTACGCGAACGACTCGAGCGTGATCAGCCCGGAGCGGGCGTCGCGGATCATCATGCGGGCCATGCGTCGCCGCCCCACCCACGTCGACACCCCGGTCGGGGCCATCGCCGCCATAGGGAGGGCCTTCACCCCGCGCATCACCCGCCGGGTCCTCCACTTGGAGTACCTGTCGTCCGCGGATTCCGCCGCAGCGAAGGGGATCACGGCCACGCCGAAACCGTCGAAGGAGCTGTCCGCGGGTTAG
- the dinB gene encoding DNA polymerase IV, which yields MHIEHQERTEATILHADLDSFYASVEQRDHPWLRRRPVLVGSGVVLAASYEAKTRGVRSPMPHREALALCPTATTMPPRFDAYMEASRCVFEIFRDISPLVEGLSVDEAFLDVGGLHRIDGTPAQIGQRLRERVRREVGLPITVGVARSKFLAKVASAVGKPDGLLVVEPGSELQFLHPLPVRRLWGVGPKTEARLHEAGITTVGQMAALGEQRLAKLLGRGTGRHLFALSMAHDPRRIDTGRRRKSIGAQRALGRRITSENEIEGTALAIIDRLGERLRAAGRVTRTVELRLRFDDFTSITRSRSLREPTDHTEVVLATARALLDEAMPLIRERGCTLIGLSLANLENHGAVQLTLPFDGGEHDADLDLAMDALRTRFGRAAVTRGSLLHRPLGPDAPMLTEQD from the coding sequence ATGCACATCGAGCACCAGGAGCGGACGGAGGCCACGATCCTCCATGCCGACCTGGACTCGTTCTACGCGTCGGTCGAACAGCGCGACCACCCGTGGTTGCGCCGCCGTCCCGTCCTCGTCGGTTCCGGGGTGGTGCTTGCCGCGAGCTACGAAGCGAAGACCCGCGGCGTGCGCTCACCCATGCCGCACCGGGAGGCTCTCGCACTGTGCCCCACCGCCACGACCATGCCGCCCCGGTTCGACGCCTACATGGAGGCCAGCCGATGCGTCTTCGAGATCTTCCGGGACATCTCACCGCTGGTCGAAGGCCTGTCGGTCGACGAAGCCTTCCTCGACGTCGGCGGGCTGCACCGGATCGACGGAACGCCGGCCCAGATCGGACAGCGACTGCGCGAGCGGGTGCGCCGTGAAGTCGGGCTGCCGATCACCGTCGGCGTGGCGCGCAGCAAGTTCCTGGCCAAGGTGGCCAGTGCAGTCGGCAAGCCCGACGGACTGCTGGTGGTGGAGCCCGGCAGCGAACTGCAATTCCTCCACCCCCTCCCGGTGCGCCGACTGTGGGGCGTCGGCCCGAAGACGGAGGCGCGGCTACACGAGGCCGGCATCACCACCGTCGGGCAGATGGCGGCACTGGGCGAGCAGCGGCTCGCGAAACTGCTCGGCCGCGGCACCGGCCGACACCTGTTCGCACTGTCCATGGCGCACGACCCGCGGCGAATCGACACCGGTCGGCGCCGCAAGTCGATCGGCGCGCAGCGTGCCCTGGGCCGCAGGATCACGTCCGAGAACGAGATCGAGGGCACCGCTCTCGCCATCATCGACCGACTCGGGGAGCGGCTGCGCGCCGCGGGCCGAGTCACCCGCACGGTGGAACTGCGGCTGCGGTTCGACGATTTCACCTCCATCACCCGGTCGCGATCACTGCGCGAGCCCACCGATCACACCGAGGTCGTGCTGGCCACCGCGCGGGCGCTCCTCGACGAGGCGATGCCACTGATCCGGGAGCGTGGATGCACGCTGATCGGCCTGTCGCTGGCGAACCTGGAGAATCACGGCGCGGTCCAGCTCACTCTCCCTTTCGACGGCGGCGAGCACGATGCCGACCTCGACCTCGCGATGGATGCGCTGCGCACCAGATTCGGCCGCGCGGCCGTCACGCGCGGCTCGCTGCTGCACCGCCCGTTGGGCCCGGACGCCCCGATGCTCACCGAGCAGGACTGA
- a CDS encoding molybdopterin-dependent oxidoreductase: MPTTTRPTHCCLCEAHCGILVTTDENDQVTRITGDPDDILSKGYICPKATAMGGLHHDPDRLRTPLRRVGEKFEPVGWDEAFDEIGQRLRAIRKEHGLRALSMYLGNPAAHNTSVANGLALRLALLTPNFYTASSIDQYPHEFTAWRMLGSNVLVPVVDIDRTDRLVIVGANPAVSNGSLSTMPGAKRRIKAVRDRGGKVVVIDPRRTETAKLADQHVAVEPGGDVYLLMAVLHVLFAENLCDETVLARSTRGAADLRALVAEATPAAMAPLAGVTAETIMQLAREHAAARSAAMYCRIGICQQQTGTLVTWLISAINVVTGNLDRPGGMMFPTPPVDVPRFAKFIPVAYGRWTDRSGRYPAFRSELPIAALTDELTVPGPGRVRSMITYAGNPVSSVPHRGRLDAALADLDLMVSVDIYLTETTRHADFILPPISHLERGGFNLLVAAFSVRDNARYTHQILDKPAGGLDDWQILNRLILEVLPVPARRFLGRPLRRITDLFTPERMLALPIALGPYGVLRRGRRGLTIKRMRESVGGIDLGALKPRLRHVIATRSRTVELAPESFLAEAKRLLPDALAGRSHTRADEGFDLKLIGRRQMRSNNSWLHNVPTMVTGSNRCTVLMHPDDAQRCGVTDEETVTVTSTTGTIDVALEISDEIRSGTVAIPHGWGHRGTGWRVAGALAGQNVNLLHDPSRVDRISGNSAVNDTWVRVTPVATAEHTAPAESGAAHT; encoded by the coding sequence ATGCCCACTACCACCCGTCCCACGCACTGCTGCCTCTGCGAGGCACACTGTGGAATTCTGGTCACGACCGATGAGAACGACCAGGTCACCCGCATCACGGGCGATCCGGACGACATCTTGTCGAAGGGCTACATCTGCCCCAAGGCCACAGCGATGGGCGGCCTGCACCACGACCCCGATAGACTCCGCACGCCATTGCGCCGCGTGGGCGAGAAGTTCGAACCGGTCGGCTGGGACGAGGCCTTCGACGAGATCGGGCAGCGGCTGCGCGCGATCCGCAAGGAACACGGCCTCCGTGCACTGTCGATGTACCTCGGCAACCCCGCAGCTCACAACACCAGCGTCGCCAACGGCCTCGCGCTGCGACTCGCCCTGCTCACGCCCAACTTCTACACCGCCTCGTCGATCGACCAGTACCCACACGAGTTCACCGCCTGGCGGATGCTCGGCTCGAATGTGCTGGTGCCCGTCGTCGATATCGACCGCACCGACCGGCTGGTGATCGTAGGCGCCAACCCCGCGGTCTCCAACGGCTCGCTCTCGACGATGCCGGGCGCGAAGCGACGCATCAAAGCCGTCCGCGACCGGGGCGGGAAGGTGGTCGTGATCGACCCCCGCCGCACCGAGACCGCGAAACTCGCCGATCAGCACGTCGCCGTAGAACCGGGCGGCGATGTGTACCTGCTGATGGCAGTGCTGCATGTCCTGTTCGCCGAGAATCTCTGCGATGAGACCGTTCTCGCCCGATCGACCCGCGGCGCCGCCGACCTTCGGGCGCTCGTCGCCGAGGCGACACCGGCGGCGATGGCACCGCTCGCCGGTGTCACCGCCGAGACGATCATGCAACTGGCCCGCGAGCACGCGGCGGCGCGCTCGGCCGCGATGTACTGCCGAATCGGTATCTGCCAGCAGCAGACCGGCACCCTGGTGACGTGGCTGATCTCCGCGATCAACGTGGTGACCGGCAACCTGGACCGGCCCGGCGGCATGATGTTCCCGACACCGCCGGTCGACGTGCCGCGCTTCGCCAAGTTCATCCCCGTGGCCTACGGCCGGTGGACCGATCGTTCGGGCCGCTACCCCGCGTTCCGCAGCGAACTCCCGATCGCCGCGCTCACCGACGAACTCACGGTGCCGGGTCCCGGTCGGGTGCGATCGATGATCACCTACGCCGGCAACCCGGTCTCGTCGGTCCCCCACCGCGGGCGCCTCGACGCGGCGCTCGCAGACCTGGACCTGATGGTCTCGGTCGACATCTATCTCACCGAGACCACCCGGCACGCGGACTTCATCCTGCCGCCGATCTCCCACCTCGAACGGGGCGGCTTCAACCTACTAGTGGCGGCGTTCAGCGTCCGGGACAACGCGCGGTACACCCATCAGATCCTGGACAAGCCCGCCGGCGGCCTCGACGACTGGCAGATACTCAACCGGCTGATCCTGGAGGTGCTGCCGGTCCCGGCGCGACGGTTCCTCGGCCGACCGCTGCGCCGGATCACCGACCTGTTCACCCCCGAGCGGATGCTGGCACTGCCCATCGCGCTCGGCCCCTACGGGGTGCTCCGGCGCGGCCGCCGCGGCCTCACCATCAAGCGCATGCGCGAGAGCGTGGGCGGGATCGACCTCGGCGCTCTCAAACCCCGTCTGCGTCACGTGATCGCAACCCGCAGCCGCACAGTGGAGTTGGCGCCCGAGTCCTTTCTCGCCGAGGCGAAGCGACTCCTGCCCGATGCGCTCGCCGGGCGCTCGCACACGCGCGCCGATGAGGGTTTCGACCTCAAGCTGATCGGGCGCCGACAGATGCGCAGCAACAACTCCTGGTTGCACAACGTGCCCACGATGGTCACCGGATCGAACCGGTGCACCGTCCTCATGCATCCCGACGATGCGCAGCGCTGCGGAGTCACGGACGAGGAGACGGTGACCGTCACCTCGACCACCGGGACGATCGACGTGGCACTCGAGATCTCGGACGAGATCCGGAGCGGCACAGTGGCCATCCCGCACGGCTGGGGCCACCGCGGCACCGGATGGCGCGTGGCGGGTGCATTGGCCGGACAGAACGTGAACCTCTTGCACGATCCTTCCCGCGTGGATCGCATCTCCGGTAACTCCGCCGTCAACGACACCTGGGTGCGGGTGACGCCGGTGGCCACCGCGGAACACACCGCACCCGCCGAATCCGGTGCGGCGCATACCTGA
- a CDS encoding amino acid permease codes for MTSSPQTPATPSSPDDGEHLTRALSNRHIQLIAIGGAIGTGLFMGSGKTISVAGPSVILVYMVIGFMLYFVMRAMGELLLSRTGYRNFSDFAGDILGPWAAHFTGWTYWFCWVVTAVADVVVIASVYITFWAKDIPPWIPAVVVIVLLIGLNLPTVRAFGETEFWFAMIKIIAIVALIIVGAVLIITGFEHDGARASLANLWEHGGVFPQGFMGFVAGFQIAVFAFVGIELVGTAAAETKNPEKNLPRAINAIPIRILLFYVGSLIVLMSVVPWDRFSKDESPFVMLFTLAGLGAAAHLVNAVVLTSAMSSANSGIYSTSRMVYGLATEGDAPRMFAKLSSRKVPQNALFLTGVMLLSSVVLLGFGLDKSAGFTVVTTVSSLCFMFVWTIILASYLVYRSRRPQAHAESRFKMPLGTVMPWVVFAFFLFLLWAFTRETDTLQAMLVTPIWFLIVGIAYLILRRNPEHQAAREAFAAKVEEEKRAAEQWRAANA; via the coding sequence ATGACTTCTTCGCCGCAGACACCTGCGACACCGTCGAGCCCGGACGATGGTGAGCACCTGACCCGTGCCCTGAGCAACCGCCACATCCAGCTCATCGCGATCGGCGGCGCCATCGGCACCGGTCTGTTCATGGGCTCCGGCAAGACCATCTCGGTGGCGGGGCCGTCGGTCATCCTCGTGTACATGGTGATCGGCTTCATGCTGTACTTCGTGATGCGGGCCATGGGTGAATTGCTGCTCAGCCGTACCGGTTACCGCAACTTCTCCGATTTCGCCGGAGACATCCTCGGCCCGTGGGCGGCGCACTTCACAGGGTGGACCTACTGGTTCTGCTGGGTGGTCACCGCGGTGGCCGACGTGGTGGTGATCGCGTCGGTGTACATCACGTTCTGGGCCAAGGATATTCCGCCGTGGATCCCGGCAGTCGTCGTGATCGTGCTGCTGATCGGCCTGAATCTGCCCACGGTGCGGGCGTTCGGTGAGACCGAGTTCTGGTTCGCGATGATCAAGATCATCGCCATCGTCGCGCTCATCATCGTAGGTGCCGTGCTCATCATCACCGGCTTCGAGCACGACGGTGCCCGTGCTTCGCTCGCCAACCTGTGGGAGCACGGCGGTGTGTTCCCGCAGGGCTTCATGGGGTTCGTGGCCGGCTTCCAGATCGCCGTCTTCGCCTTCGTCGGTATCGAACTCGTGGGCACCGCCGCCGCTGAGACCAAGAATCCCGAGAAGAACCTGCCGCGCGCGATCAACGCGATCCCGATCCGCATCCTGCTGTTCTACGTGGGCTCGCTGATCGTTCTCATGTCCGTGGTGCCCTGGGACCGATTCAGCAAGGACGAGTCGCCGTTCGTCATGCTGTTCACTCTCGCCGGGCTCGGCGCCGCCGCGCACCTGGTGAACGCCGTCGTGCTCACCTCAGCCATGTCCTCGGCGAACTCGGGTATCTACTCCACCTCGAGGATGGTCTACGGGCTCGCCACCGAGGGCGATGCACCGCGCATGTTCGCCAAGCTCTCCAGCCGCAAGGTGCCGCAGAACGCCCTCTTCCTCACCGGTGTGATGCTGCTGTCGTCGGTGGTGCTGCTCGGTTTCGGCTTGGACAAGTCCGCGGGCTTCACCGTGGTCACCACCGTTTCGTCGCTGTGCTTCATGTTCGTCTGGACGATCATCCTGGCCAGCTACCTGGTGTACCGATCACGGCGGCCGCAGGCGCACGCGGAGAGCAGGTTCAAGATGCCCCTCGGCACCGTGATGCCGTGGGTGGTGTTCGCCTTCTTCCTCTTTCTGCTGTGGGCCTTCACGCGCGAGACCGACACCCTGCAGGCCATGCTCGTGACACCGATCTGGTTCCTCATCGTGGGTATCGCGTACCTGATCCTGCGTCGCAATCCCGAACATCAGGCCGCTCGCGAGGCCTTCGCGGCGAAGGTCGAGGAGGAGAAGCGGGCCGCAGAGCAGTGGCGCGCAGCCAACGCCTGA
- a CDS encoding M18 family aminopeptidase: MAATAEGLCAFVDASPSPFHVVQTVSLMLEEAGFTRLYEHDPWSDLGRHYVIRGGSIIAFDAGAADGERLLPLRIVGGHTDSPNLRLKQHPDLVSEGLAQVRLEPYGGAWLNSWLDRDLGLSGRVATPDGELLVRIDDALLRVPQLAIHLSENRKGVELDPQRHVNAIWGPATGTGFLDFLADAIDVSRGDLLGFELMTHDLAPSALVGAAGSLVSAPRLDNQCTCYAGTAALIAAAGGDQAVPVLALFDHEEVGSGSDRGAGSEFLPTVLERLALALGLDREDYLRMMSVSVCASGDMAHATHPNYPDRHEPGHRIEIGGGPVLKVNQNLRYASDSVGEAVFARAAQQAGVPLQRYVHRADLPCGSTIGPITATRTGLTTVDVGAPQLAMHSARELMGAADVPLYAAALAGFLAPQ; encoded by the coding sequence ATGGCTGCCACCGCCGAAGGTCTGTGCGCGTTCGTCGACGCGTCACCGTCGCCGTTCCACGTCGTGCAAACGGTGTCGCTGATGCTGGAGGAGGCGGGCTTCACCCGGCTCTACGAGCACGACCCGTGGTCCGACCTCGGCAGGCACTACGTGATCCGCGGCGGCTCGATCATCGCCTTCGACGCAGGCGCGGCCGATGGCGAACGGTTGCTGCCGTTGCGGATCGTCGGCGGACACACCGACAGTCCGAATCTACGGCTCAAGCAGCACCCGGACCTCGTCTCCGAGGGCCTCGCCCAGGTGCGCCTGGAACCCTACGGCGGGGCGTGGCTGAACTCCTGGCTCGACCGTGACCTGGGCCTGTCGGGTCGGGTGGCGACGCCCGACGGTGAGCTGCTGGTCCGGATCGACGATGCGTTGCTGCGAGTGCCGCAGCTCGCGATCCACCTCTCCGAGAACCGTAAGGGTGTCGAGCTCGATCCGCAGCGGCACGTGAATGCGATCTGGGGCCCGGCGACGGGCACCGGATTCCTGGACTTCCTCGCGGACGCGATCGACGTCTCCCGCGGCGATCTGCTCGGCTTCGAGCTGATGACGCACGATCTGGCACCGTCGGCCCTGGTCGGCGCCGCAGGCTCGCTGGTTTCCGCGCCGCGCCTGGACAATCAGTGCACTTGCTACGCCGGCACCGCGGCCCTCATCGCGGCGGCGGGCGGCGATCAGGCCGTGCCCGTCCTCGCGCTGTTCGACCACGAGGAAGTGGGCTCGGGCTCCGATCGCGGCGCGGGCTCGGAATTCCTCCCGACGGTGCTCGAACGACTCGCCCTGGCGCTGGGACTGGACCGCGAGGACTACCTGCGGATGATGAGCGTGTCGGTGTGTGCATCGGGTGATATGGCGCACGCGACGCATCCGAACTACCCCGATCGGCATGAGCCCGGGCACCGCATCGAGATCGGCGGCGGCCCGGTGCTCAAGGTGAACCAGAACCTCCGGTACGCCTCGGATTCGGTGGGCGAGGCCGTGTTCGCACGCGCCGCGCAGCAGGCCGGGGTGCCGCTGCAGCGGTACGTGCACCGCGCCGACCTGCCGTGCGGATCGACGATCGGTCCGATCACTGCGACCCGCACGGGCCTGACCACGGTGGACGTGGGCGCGCCGCAGCTCGCGATGCACAGTGCCCGCGAGCTCATGGGAGCCGCGGACGTGCCGCTGTACGCGGCGGCGCTGGCCGGATTCCTCGCTCCGCAATGA
- the purQ gene encoding phosphoribosylformylglycinamidine synthase subunit PurQ: MSPKVGVITFPGTLDDVDAARAVERAGGEAVALWHKDHDLKGVDAVVVPGGFSYGDYLRAGAIASLAPVMTEVVEAAGKGMPVLGICNGFQILCEAGLLPGALVRNEGLHFICRDEWLRVDNTNTAWTSRYEPGADILIPLKSGEGRYVADEAVLDELEGEGRVAFRYAGGNPNGSMRAIAGVTSANGRVVGLMPHPEHATEALTGPSDDGLGIFYSVLDAVLSV; this comes from the coding sequence ATGAGTCCCAAGGTCGGCGTCATCACCTTCCCCGGGACGCTCGACGATGTCGACGCCGCGCGGGCGGTCGAGCGGGCCGGTGGCGAGGCCGTCGCGCTCTGGCACAAGGATCACGACCTCAAGGGCGTCGACGCCGTCGTCGTCCCGGGCGGCTTCTCGTACGGCGACTACCTGCGCGCCGGCGCCATCGCCTCGCTGGCACCCGTGATGACCGAGGTCGTCGAGGCCGCAGGCAAGGGGATGCCCGTGCTGGGCATCTGCAACGGCTTCCAGATCCTGTGCGAGGCGGGCCTGCTGCCCGGTGCCCTGGTCCGCAACGAGGGGTTGCACTTCATCTGCCGCGACGAGTGGCTGCGTGTCGATAACACGAACACCGCGTGGACCTCGCGCTACGAGCCCGGGGCCGACATCCTCATCCCGCTCAAGTCGGGCGAGGGACGGTACGTGGCCGATGAGGCCGTGCTCGACGAGCTCGAGGGCGAGGGCCGCGTCGCCTTCCGGTACGCGGGCGGCAATCCCAACGGTTCGATGCGCGCCATCGCCGGTGTCACCTCCGCGAACGGTCGCGTCGTGGGTCTCATGCCGCACCCCGAGCACGCCACCGAGGCGCTCACCGGCCCCTCCGATGACGGGCTGGGCATCTTCTATTCCGTCCTGGACGCGGTGCTCTCCGTCTGA
- the purS gene encoding phosphoribosylformylglycinamidine synthase subunit PurS has product MARIVVDVMPKAEILDPQGQAIVGALGRLGFPGVSDVRQGKRFELEVEGDLSDEQLQQIAADVLANTVIEDFTVTRVNA; this is encoded by the coding sequence GTGGCGCGGATTGTGGTGGACGTGATGCCGAAGGCCGAGATCCTGGACCCGCAGGGGCAGGCGATCGTGGGCGCGCTGGGCCGCCTCGGATTCCCCGGGGTCTCGGATGTGCGGCAGGGCAAGCGGTTCGAGCTGGAGGTCGAGGGCGATCTCAGCGACGAGCAGCTGCAGCAGATCGCGGCCGACGTGCTCGCCAACACCGTGATCGAGGACTTCACCGTCACCCGGGTGAACGCATGA